CCAAAAAGCGATTGAGAATCCAAGAGGAATTAATTACGATTTGGTAAATGCGCAGCAGGCAAGAAGAGTCCTGGACAGATTGGTGGGTTATGAGCTTTCTCCGGTTTTATGGAGAAAAGTAAAAGGCGGGCTTTCTGCCGGAAGAGTACAGTCAGTTTCAGTAAGATTAATTGTAGAAAGAGAAAGAGAAATCCAAAACTTTAAAGCCGTAGCTTCTTACTCTATAGTAGCAGAATTTTCAAATGAAGCCGGAAAAACATTTAAGGCGAAACTGCCAAAGAATTTCAATACAAAAAAAGAAGCCGAAGATTTCCTGAATAAAAATATAGGTTCTACATATAAGGTATCAGATTTAGAAACGAAACCTACCAAAAAATCACCGGCAGCACCATTTACTACTTCCACTTTGCAACAGGAAGCAGCAAGAAAATTATACCTTCCGGTTGGGGTGACGATGCAATTGGCCCAAAGGCTTTATGAAGCGGGATTGATTACCTATATGAGAACAGACAGTGTCAATCTGTCGAATGAAGCCATAAATGCTGCTGAGGCAGAAATCATCAAATCGTATGGTAAGGAATTTTCAAAGCCCAGAACTTTTGCCAATAAGAGCAAAGGTGCTCAGGAAGCACACGAGGCCATCCGTCCGACAGATATGTCAAGGCATACGGTAAACATTGATAGAGACCAGGCCCGACTTTATGACCTGATTTGGAAAAGAACATTGGCTTCGCAGATGAGCGATGCCGAATTGGAAAGAACCAATGTAAAAATTGAAGCCAATAACCATTCAGAGGTGTTTGCCGCAACCGGAGAAGTTTTGCTTTTTGAAGGATTTCTTAAAGTATATCTGGAAGGACATGATGATGAAGACGAAGAACAGGAAGGAATGCTTCCGGCTTTAAAAGTGAATGAAAAACTTCAGAACAATTATATCACTGCAACAGAACGTTATTCCAGACCGCCGGCAAGGTATACGGAAGCTTCTTTGGTTAAAAAACTGGAAGAGCTTGGAATTGGCCGTCCGTCGACTTATGCTCCAACCATTTCGACAATTATTAATAGAAATTATGTTGAAAAAGGAAATCTGGACGGGCAGGAAAGAAAATATACGCAATTGACCTTACAGTCCGGAAAAGTTGATGAAAAGCTACTAAAGGAAAATACAGGTTCTGATAAAGGAAAACTCGTTCCAACTGATATTGGTGTTATTGTGACCGATTTCCTAGTAAAGAATTTTGAAAGAATATTAGATTATAATTTTACGGCAAAAGTTGAGCAGGATTTTGATGAAATTGCAGAAGGAAATGTAAACTGGGCAAAGATGATGCAGGAGTTTTATGACCAGTTCCATCCTAATGTAAAAGATGTAGAAGCCAATGCAGAGAGAGAATCGGGAGAGAGAATTCTGGGAACGGATCCGAAAACAGGAAAACCGGTAAGTGTTCGTTTGGGTAAATTTGGTCCAATGGCTCAGATAGGTGATGCGGAAGATGATGAAAAGCAATTTGCAAGTCTGATGGCCGACCAGAATATTGGAAATATTACTCTGGAAGAAGCTTTGAATTTGTTCTTGCTGCCTAAAAAATTAGGAGATTATAAAGGTGAAGAGGTAGAAGTTAACAATGGTCGTTTCGGGCCTTACGTGCGATTTGGAAAAATGTTCATTTCGCTTCCAAAAGGAGAAGATCCTTTGGATGTTACTTTTGACCGTGCCAAAGAATTGATAGCCGAAAAAGAACAGGCAGATGCTCCAATCGGAACGTATAAAAATGAGCCGGTACAAAAAGGAGTGGGTCGTTTCGGACCTTTTATCAAATGGAATGGCATGTTTATTAATGTCAGCAAAAAATACAATTTCGACAATCTTTCCCAATCCGACATTACTGAGTTGATAGAGGACAAGCTCCAAAAAGAGATTGATAAGGTAATTCATGATTGGAAAGAAGACGGAATCCGGGTTGAAAAAGCGCGTTGGGGACGTTCAGTCATTACCAAAGGGAAGGTCAAGATAGAATTGAGTAAAGATGTTGATGCATCCAAACTTACTTTGGACGAAGTAAAAGATATGATTGAGAAGAAGGCTCCCGCAAAGAAGACTGCGGCAAAAAAGACAACCGCTACGAAAAAGCCGGCTGCTAAAAAAACTACTGTAAAAAAGAAATAATATATGGAATTTGATTTTCTGACTCCTTTAGATGAAGAGATACTGGAGTTTATTAACGGACTGTCTTCCCAGAATTTAGGGAGTAAGGTAGTACTGCATACCAGAGAAGACTTTCCTGATTTAAGCAAAATCAGACTCGCAATTGTGGGAGTGAAGGAAAACAGAGGTGCCCATATTGAAATTGAAAATACAAAGCTGTCGCATATCCGCAAGGAACTATATGGATTATTTCCGGGAAACTGGGAGGCATCAATTGCAGACCTGGGAAATATTTTGGCAGGTAATGATATAGAAGATACCTATTTCGCCTTAAAAAAAGTGATAGCCTATTTGTTGAAAAACAAAATCATTCCGATAGTTATTGGTGGTTCACAGGATTTGACTTATCCGCTATACAGAGCCTTTGATGAATTGGAACAAATGGTAAATGTTGCCTCTATCGATAGTAAATTTGACTTTGGAGCAGCCGATAGACCACTTTCTGCAAATTCCTACCTTACTAAAATGATTGTTGAAGAACCTAACAATCTTTTTAATTACAGCAACCTGGGTTATCAAACTTATTATAACTCACAGGAAGAGATTGATTTAATAGAAAAATTATTCTTTGATGCCTATCGTTTGGGTGAAGTTTCCAATAATATCTCAATAGCCGAGCCGGTTTTCAGAGATGCGGATATTGTGAGTGTAGATTTAACATGTGTGAAATCTTCTGATTCCGGTAATTTTATTACTTTTACACCCAACGGATTTAACGGGAAAGAAATCTGTTCTTTATCAAGATATGCAGGAATCAGCGATAAAGTTTCAATTTTTGGCATTTTTAATCACAATAATTCAAAACAGGAGGCAGTTCTGATCGCCCAGATTGTGTGGTATTTTATTGAAGGTTATCATTATCGTTCGAACGAGTATCCGTTTGGAAGCCGGGATAACTATTTAAAATACATTGTGCCTTTAGAAGACGAGGAACTGGTATTTTTTAAAAGCCACAAAACAGAACGTTGGTGGATAGAAATACCTTTTATTTCAAATGTTAATAATAAATTAAAAAGAAATACGTTATTACCTTGCACTTATGAAGATTATTTAGGTGCTTGTGCCAACGAAATCCCGGAAAGATGGTGGAAGGCACAAAGGAAAAATATAGTATAGACGGCACGTTCCTATTTTTTTTAACACATCCTTAGGTCAATGTTATACTTTATTTAAGGATTTTTAATAAAAAAATTGTTTTTTAGAAAAATAATAAATAGGTTTACGCCCTTAAAAAATAAGAATATATCATAACCCAAATTTATATGAAGAAGTTCATTGCATTAGCAGCATTAGCATCAGTATTGACAAGCTGTGGTTCGAGCGATAAAGGGGAGTTAGTAGGTGTGAAAGGCAGAAAATGGCATCCAGAAAAACCATACGGTATGACTCTGGTTCCAGGTGGTGCTTTTATTATGGGTAAATCAGATGATGATTTAGCCAACGTACAGGACGCTCCGACAAAAACGGTTACCGTTCGATCCTTTTATATGGATGAAACAGAAATTACGAATAGCGAGTACAAGCAATTTGTGAATTGGGTGAAAGACTCAACTATCAGAATGCGTTTGGCTATTCTTGCTGAAGAAGTAGGTCAGACCAAAGGAACTGGTGGTATCGGTGAGTTTGCGTTTGATGATACAGATCCGGCTACAATGTCTCCTTATGACAAATATATGTATGAGAATTACTATAGTGTTGGTACAGGAGATGATCCGTATGCGGGAAGAAAGCTGAATAAAAAAGTAAAATTGATTACAGACCCTCAGAAATATCCGGATGAATATTATGTTGAGGTTATGGATTCAATGTACTTGCCTGCTGCTGAATCATACAACGGATTAAGAACTATTGATGTTTCAAAATTGAAATTCCGTTACTCTGAAGCGAATCTAAACGATGCGGTTAAGAAAAAAGGAAGAAAAGATTTCTATAAAAAGACGGAGCCAATCGAAATCTATCCTGATACTACAGTATGGATTAAAGACTTTGCTTACTCTTATAATGAGCCAATGCATAATGATTACTTCTGGCACCAGGCTTATGATGATTATCCTGTAGTAGGTGTTACATGGAAACAGGCTAAAGCTTTCTGTGCTTGGAGAACATTATACAAAAATGCATACATCAAGGCGAAGAAAAAAGGAAGAAACCAAATCAACTCTTTCCGTCTTCCAACAGAAGCAGAGTGGGAATACGCTGCTAGAGGAGGTCTTGAGTCAGGAACTTTCCCTTGGGGTGGTCCTTATGCTAAAAACGACAGAGGTTGTTTCCTGGCAAACTTCAAGCCTAACCGTGGAGACTACGCTGCTGACGGAGCTTTATATACTGTAGAAGCGAAGTCATACGAGCCTAACGATTATAACCTTTATAATATGTCAGGTAACGTAGCGGAGTGGACAAACTCTTCTTATGATGCATCATCTTACGAATATGTATCTACAATGAACCCTAACGTGCCGGATGCTAAAAATGAGCGTAAAGTAACACGCGGAGGTTCCTGGAAAGATGTTGCTTATTTCTTGCAGGTAAGTACAAGAGACTTTGAATATGCTGATTCTGCAAGAAGCTTTATCGGTTTCAGAACCGTACAGGATTACATGGGTGTTCAAAATACGGGAAACACACCTAAATAAGAAAATTTAACCAACTTTATAATTATTATATTTACTTAACTAACTAAAAACTATTTATTATTATGGCAATTTTAAGCAAAAAAGCAATGAATTTCGCTTACGGTATGGGAGCGGCAGTTGTAATCGTAGGAGCATTATTTAAGATTATCCACTTCGAAATAGGACCACTAACAGGAAACGTAATGTTAACTATCGGTCTTGTAACAGAAGCGATTATCTTTGCTTTGTCTGCGTTCGAGCCTGTAGATAACGAAATTGATTGGACTCTTGTATATCCTGAATTAGCAGGAGGTGAAGCTAAAAAGAAAGAAGCTAAAAAAGAAAACCCAACTGAAGCTCAAGGTCTATTGTCTCAAAAATTAGATAACCTATTGAAAGAAGCTAAAATTGATGGTGAATTGATGGCTAGTTTAGGAAACAGCATCAAAAATTTCGAATCTGCTGCTAAAGGAATTTCTCCGGCTGCTGACGGAATTGCTGCTACTAAAAAATACAGCGAAGAATTATCTATGGCTGCAGCTCAAATGGAGTCATTAAACAGCTTGTACAAAGTACAATTGGAAAGTGCTTCCAGAAATGCTGAGGCTAACAAAGAAATCGCTGACAACGCTGCTAAATTAAAAGAACAAATGCAATCTATGACTGCAAACATCGCTTCATTGAACAATGTTTACGGTGGTATGCTTTCTGCAATGAGTAACAAAGGATAATTAGTTTAAGACTATATTTTTTCATTAACAAAATAAAAATAAACTAATTAGAAAAAATGGCAGGAGGAAAATTAACCCCTAGACAGAAGATGATTAACCTGATGTATCTGGTTTTCATCGCGATGTTGGCACTAAATATGTCCAAAGAAGTTTTATCTGCTTTTGGACTAATGAATGAAAAATTCGAAGCAGCAAACGAATCAGCAAAATTAACTAATGAGCAAATGATGCAAGCTTTGGATACTAAAGCTGCGGAAGCTAAAGGAGAATTTGCTGTAGCTGCACAAACAGCTCATAAAGTTCAGGCTGCAACGAAGAAATTTTACGATTTTATCGGTACTTTGAAAGCTGAAACACTTAAAGGTGTTGAGCAGGAGAATGGTAAATTACCATACGAATCTATGGATAAAGGTGATAACCTTGACAACAGTTGGTTCATTGGTGATGGATACACTAAAAGAGGTAATGAAGTTATGAGTGCTATCGAAACCTATAAGGCTGAGATGAAAAATGCACTTGGTAATGAGAAAAAATACTCAGCTATCTTAAATCAGGTAAACAAATCATTTGATGTTTCTGATGTTACTACAAAAGATGGTTTGAAAGATAAATTCTTGAACTACCACTTTAAAGGTTTCCCTGCAATCGCTTCTTTGGCTAAATTGTCAGCTTGGCAAAGTGATGTTAAAAAAGCAGAATCTGATGTAATCAGTGCGGCTTTAGGAAAAGCAGCCGTACAAGCAGCTTCATATAGCAACTATCAGGCGATTGTTGTTCTTGATAAAAATGCTTACTTCCAAGGTGAAAAAGTTACTGGTAAAGTGGTTTTGGGTCGTTATGACGAAAATACTAAGCCTGAAAGTGTTACAGGTGCGGTTTTAGATAATGCAACAGGACAGGCTAAAATTAATTTGACTGCTGGTGGTATCGGAGAGCAAAACATTGGAGGTTCATTTAATTTTATTGAAGATGGTAAGAAAATTAATTTACCATTTAAAGGTACGTATGTTGTAGTTCCTAGACCTAACGAAGCTACCATTTCTGCTGATAAAATGAACGTTGTTTACCGTGGTGTTGTTAACCCAATGACAATTTCGTTTGCTGGTATATCTGATAATAATGTTACAGCATCTGCTCCTGGTCTAACAAAAGCTGGTAAAGCTGGTGCTTATAATATGAGTCCTGGAGCTGGACGTGAATTGGTTATCAATGTTTCAGGTAAATTACCTGATGGTACATCAGTAAATTCTAAGAAAGTATTCAGAATCAAGAATATTCCAGGGCCAACAGGTGCTTTGAGAGGAAGAGAAACAGGTACTGTTAAAGGTCCTAAATCAAACCTTGAAGTTCAGACAGTTAATGCTATTCTTGAAGATTTTGATTTTGATGTTACATTGAATGTAGTTGGTTTCAACATTAAAGTTCCTGGACAACCTACAATTGTTGTTTCTGGTAACAAAATGGATGGAAGAGCGAAAGCTGCAATCCAAAAAGCGGGTAGAGGTGATGTAGTCATTATTTCTGAAATTAAGACTAAATTGGAAGGTAGTTCAATCATGCTTCCTAAAACAGCACCTGTTGCTTACGAAATAACACAATAATTATTGAAAGTTTGAGTTTTTAAACTTAGCAAACTATAAATTATAAGAAAATGAATTGGAGAAATTTTTCATTAGTAGTAGCATTAAGCTTAGTTTCTGGTGTGTCTTTTGCACAGTCTAATCTTTTGAATGCGAAAACTCCTCAAGAAATCGGAAAGAAAACCGAAGCTCAGCTTAAGTCCGATAATGATAAACCACTACCTTATGGATATGTTCACGATCGTGACGTATTGATGGGCAAAATGGTTTGGGAATTTATTGATCTTGATGAGAGAATCAATTTTCCAATGTATTTTCCGGTTGAGGGTAACCTTGGGCCAGACAGAAAATCATTGTATGCAGTTCTTGTGGATAATATGAAGTCAGGAAAAATCGCTGAAGTATATGACGACAGCTATTTTACGACTAAGAAATCACTTAAAGACATTGAATCATCATTGTCAAAAATTGATACAACAGATGCTGGTCGTGAGCAATACAATGCAGGTGAAAAAATTACTGAAGATAATATCGTTAAAACAGATATTATGCCTGCTGACGTAATGGGTTACAAAATCAAAGGTTACTGGTATTTTGACAAGCGTCAAGGTGAATTGAAATACCGTTTGCAAGGTATCTGTCCTGTAGTTCCAGACGTTTATACAATGGGAACCGAGCAAGAAGATCCAATCGAATTGTTTTGGGTATACTTCCCGGCAGTACGTGACGTTCTTCATGAAGCAAAAGCTTTCAACGACAAAAACTCTGCACTTCCAATTACATTTGACCACTTATTGAATTCGCGCCGTTTTAATGGAGTGATTTATCAGGAAGAAAACGTTATGGGTGACAGAAAGATTGAAGAATATATGAAAGACAATGCACAGATGCAATTGTTAGAATCAGAAAGAGTAAAAGATAAGATCCGCAACTTCGAACAGGATATGTGGAATTATTAATAAAAATTTCTCCAATACAAATAAAACTCTTGCCTTTCAAAGGCAAGAGTTTTTTTATTTTTGCATTATGGTTGATTATTTAATTGTCGGTTGCGGATTGGCCGGAATTGCGTTTGGCGAAACAGCCTCACAGCACAATAAATCTATTTTGTTTTTTGAGAATAATTCGCAACGTTCTTCTAAAGTTGCAGGCGGATTGTATAATCCGGTTATTCTGAAAAGATTTAGCGGAGTATGGAGGGCTCAGGAACAACTGGACCTGCTTCAGGTTTTTTATGGAAATCTGGAAAAAAAGCTGAATACCCGATTTAATTTCACTACTCCGGTCTACAGAAAATTCTTTTCTGTAGAAGAACAGAATGATTGGTTTCTGGCAACAGATAAGGTTGGATTGGCGCCTTTTCTTTCTTCAAGATTGGTTTCCAAAAAATATAAGGCAATTGATTCGCCATTTAATTTTGGTGAAGTTTTGCAGTCTGGCTATGTCGATACAGAGATACTATTGTCAAGCTATCGCAATTATCTGAAAGAAAATAATCTGCTAAGTGAAGATACTTTTGATTATTCGGTTATAGAATTTAAAGAAGGCTATATTCAATATAAGGATATTGTGGCCAGAAATATTGTTTTTGCCGAAGGTTATGGAATGACAGCCAATCCTTATTTTGGACACTTACCTTTAAAGGGGACAAAAGGTGAATTGCTGATTATTAAAGCTAAAAATTTAGACCTGGATGCCATAATCAAAGCATCGGTATTTGTGCTGCCTTTGGGTAATGATTTGTATAAAGTAGGAGCAACATACAATTGGGCAGACAAAACCAATGAGCCGACCAATGAAGCCAAAAAACAGCTTTTAGAGAACAGCAAGGAAATTCTGCAATGCGATTTTGAAATTGTGGAACATCTGGCCGGAATAAGGCCTACAGTGGCAGACAGAAGGCCGTTGGTAGGAACACATCCAAAATATCCAAACCTTCACTTACTGAACGGGCTTGGCACAAGGGGCGTTATGATTGGGCCTGATATGGCAAAACAATTATTTGAAAGTATTGAATTTGGAAAATCGATAGACAATTCTGCAGATATCCTGCGATTCAAAAAAGTAAAATGGTAACTTATTTTTTATCCCAGTCCTTATCGTAATCCACAAACATATTGATCCAGATATTTCGGGATACCCTCATAATAATTGGCATAAAAATAATGAGTGTGGCTATAATGGCAACAAATGCAACTTTAAGGTTAGTGCCCAAAAATAAGTAAGAG
This portion of the Flavobacterium lindanitolerans genome encodes:
- a CDS encoding NAD(P)/FAD-dependent oxidoreductase; translated protein: MVDYLIVGCGLAGIAFGETASQHNKSILFFENNSQRSSKVAGGLYNPVILKRFSGVWRAQEQLDLLQVFYGNLEKKLNTRFNFTTPVYRKFFSVEEQNDWFLATDKVGLAPFLSSRLVSKKYKAIDSPFNFGEVLQSGYVDTEILLSSYRNYLKENNLLSEDTFDYSVIEFKEGYIQYKDIVARNIVFAEGYGMTANPYFGHLPLKGTKGELLIIKAKNLDLDAIIKASVFVLPLGNDLYKVGATYNWADKTNEPTNEAKKQLLENSKEILQCDFEIVEHLAGIRPTVADRRPLVGTHPKYPNLHLLNGLGTRGVMIGPDMAKQLFESIEFGKSIDNSADILRFKKVKW
- the gldL gene encoding gliding motility protein GldL — translated: MAILSKKAMNFAYGMGAAVVIVGALFKIIHFEIGPLTGNVMLTIGLVTEAIIFALSAFEPVDNEIDWTLVYPELAGGEAKKKEAKKENPTEAQGLLSQKLDNLLKEAKIDGELMASLGNSIKNFESAAKGISPAADGIAATKKYSEELSMAAAQMESLNSLYKVQLESASRNAEANKEIADNAAKLKEQMQSMTANIASLNNVYGGMLSAMSNKG
- the gldN gene encoding gliding motility protein GldN; protein product: MNWRNFSLVVALSLVSGVSFAQSNLLNAKTPQEIGKKTEAQLKSDNDKPLPYGYVHDRDVLMGKMVWEFIDLDERINFPMYFPVEGNLGPDRKSLYAVLVDNMKSGKIAEVYDDSYFTTKKSLKDIESSLSKIDTTDAGREQYNAGEKITEDNIVKTDIMPADVMGYKIKGYWYFDKRQGELKYRLQGICPVVPDVYTMGTEQEDPIELFWVYFPAVRDVLHEAKAFNDKNSALPITFDHLLNSRRFNGVIYQEENVMGDRKIEEYMKDNAQMQLLESERVKDKIRNFEQDMWNY
- a CDS encoding formimidoylglutamase yields the protein MEFDFLTPLDEEILEFINGLSSQNLGSKVVLHTREDFPDLSKIRLAIVGVKENRGAHIEIENTKLSHIRKELYGLFPGNWEASIADLGNILAGNDIEDTYFALKKVIAYLLKNKIIPIVIGGSQDLTYPLYRAFDELEQMVNVASIDSKFDFGAADRPLSANSYLTKMIVEEPNNLFNYSNLGYQTYYNSQEEIDLIEKLFFDAYRLGEVSNNISIAEPVFRDADIVSVDLTCVKSSDSGNFITFTPNGFNGKEICSLSRYAGISDKVSIFGIFNHNNSKQEAVLIAQIVWYFIEGYHYRSNEYPFGSRDNYLKYIVPLEDEELVFFKSHKTERWWIEIPFISNVNNKLKRNTLLPCTYEDYLGACANEIPERWWKAQRKNIV
- the gldM gene encoding gliding motility protein GldM gives rise to the protein MAGGKLTPRQKMINLMYLVFIAMLALNMSKEVLSAFGLMNEKFEAANESAKLTNEQMMQALDTKAAEAKGEFAVAAQTAHKVQAATKKFYDFIGTLKAETLKGVEQENGKLPYESMDKGDNLDNSWFIGDGYTKRGNEVMSAIETYKAEMKNALGNEKKYSAILNQVNKSFDVSDVTTKDGLKDKFLNYHFKGFPAIASLAKLSAWQSDVKKAESDVISAALGKAAVQAASYSNYQAIVVLDKNAYFQGEKVTGKVVLGRYDENTKPESVTGAVLDNATGQAKINLTAGGIGEQNIGGSFNFIEDGKKINLPFKGTYVVVPRPNEATISADKMNVVYRGVVNPMTISFAGISDNNVTASAPGLTKAGKAGAYNMSPGAGRELVINVSGKLPDGTSVNSKKVFRIKNIPGPTGALRGRETGTVKGPKSNLEVQTVNAILEDFDFDVTLNVVGFNIKVPGQPTIVVSGNKMDGRAKAAIQKAGRGDVVIISEIKTKLEGSSIMLPKTAPVAYEITQ
- the topA gene encoding type I DNA topoisomerase, yielding MAKNLVIVESPAKAKTIEKFLGSEYQVESSYGHIADLPSKEIGVDVENGFLPKYEVSPDKKALVKKLKDLSKKADTVWLASDEDREGEAISWHLSEELKLEPSKTKRIVFHEITKTAIQKAIENPRGINYDLVNAQQARRVLDRLVGYELSPVLWRKVKGGLSAGRVQSVSVRLIVEREREIQNFKAVASYSIVAEFSNEAGKTFKAKLPKNFNTKKEAEDFLNKNIGSTYKVSDLETKPTKKSPAAPFTTSTLQQEAARKLYLPVGVTMQLAQRLYEAGLITYMRTDSVNLSNEAINAAEAEIIKSYGKEFSKPRTFANKSKGAQEAHEAIRPTDMSRHTVNIDRDQARLYDLIWKRTLASQMSDAELERTNVKIEANNHSEVFAATGEVLLFEGFLKVYLEGHDDEDEEQEGMLPALKVNEKLQNNYITATERYSRPPARYTEASLVKKLEELGIGRPSTYAPTISTIINRNYVEKGNLDGQERKYTQLTLQSGKVDEKLLKENTGSDKGKLVPTDIGVIVTDFLVKNFERILDYNFTAKVEQDFDEIAEGNVNWAKMMQEFYDQFHPNVKDVEANAERESGERILGTDPKTGKPVSVRLGKFGPMAQIGDAEDDEKQFASLMADQNIGNITLEEALNLFLLPKKLGDYKGEEVEVNNGRFGPYVRFGKMFISLPKGEDPLDVTFDRAKELIAEKEQADAPIGTYKNEPVQKGVGRFGPFIKWNGMFINVSKKYNFDNLSQSDITELIEDKLQKEIDKVIHDWKEDGIRVEKARWGRSVITKGKVKIELSKDVDASKLTLDEVKDMIEKKAPAKKTAAKKTTATKKPAAKKTTVKKK
- the gldK gene encoding gliding motility lipoprotein GldK, translating into MKKFIALAALASVLTSCGSSDKGELVGVKGRKWHPEKPYGMTLVPGGAFIMGKSDDDLANVQDAPTKTVTVRSFYMDETEITNSEYKQFVNWVKDSTIRMRLAILAEEVGQTKGTGGIGEFAFDDTDPATMSPYDKYMYENYYSVGTGDDPYAGRKLNKKVKLITDPQKYPDEYYVEVMDSMYLPAAESYNGLRTIDVSKLKFRYSEANLNDAVKKKGRKDFYKKTEPIEIYPDTTVWIKDFAYSYNEPMHNDYFWHQAYDDYPVVGVTWKQAKAFCAWRTLYKNAYIKAKKKGRNQINSFRLPTEAEWEYAARGGLESGTFPWGGPYAKNDRGCFLANFKPNRGDYAADGALYTVEAKSYEPNDYNLYNMSGNVAEWTNSSYDASSYEYVSTMNPNVPDAKNERKVTRGGSWKDVAYFLQVSTRDFEYADSARSFIGFRTVQDYMGVQNTGNTPK